From the Anas platyrhynchos isolate ZD024472 breed Pekin duck chromosome 37, IASCAAS_PekinDuck_T2T, whole genome shotgun sequence genome, the window TCAATCCGGAGTGGGTCTGTCACTTGCTGGGGGGGTCCATCACTCCAGGGGGGGTCCATCACTCCTGGGGGGGGTCGGTCGCTCCTGGGGGGGGTCGGTCGCTCCGGGGGGGGGTCCGTCACACCGGGGGGGGCCGCTAGGGGTagagggcggcggcggccccctCGCGCTCCACCTCGATGGACACGATGTGGTGCCCGGGGACCATGGCCAGGCCCAGCACCCGGGGCTCGCTGCCGGGGAATGagtctggggggggacacacagagagggggggggggtcaggggggagCGGTAAcagccccccaacccctcccccccccaaaaaaaaaaaaaaagaattaaaattacaaattaaagatgggagcacagcagcaagaagacGGGGACTCCATGGTGCacatggggacccccccataTAAAAAccccaattttcttttttttgggggggggggtcagggaaCAAGGTGACAACACTACCatgaccccccccaattaaaaaaataattaaaaattaaaacttaaatGGAAGGGAGCGCAGATGCAAGGGGAAAGGGACCCTGTGGTGCTCATGGGGATCCCCCCCccggtttaaaaaaaaaaacatttttttttttgtgggggtcATGGGACAAAGTGCCAATAGTACAACAACCCCCCCCAATTAAAGagttaattaataattaaaaattaaaggatGGGAGCACAGCAGCAAGGAGAAGGGGACCCCATGCCATGTGTGTGGACCCCCCCATACAAAAACCCcaattttctttttggggggggtcaggggatGAGGTGCCAACGCTACCACACCCCCcccaattaaaaattaattaaattaattcaaatttaaaaaaaaaataaagggcagGGAGCTAAGCAACAAGGAGAAGGGGACCCCATGGCACATGTGTGGACCCCCCCATATAAAaatcccattattttttttttttgggagggggggggtcagggttCGAGGTGCCAACACTACCACACCCCccccaattaaaaaaattaattaaattaattcaaattaaaaaaacaaataaagggcagggagctcagcagcaaggagcCGGGCACCCCGTAGCACAcacgggacccccccccctctgttacaacccccccccaatatttatttttggcggtgccccccccctcacccgAGGCCTTGAGGAACTCCTGCGCGGAGCCGAGGATGACGTTGGCGTCGCGGTCGGTGCAGAGGAAGGCCCCCACCAGCGTGCGCCCGTCCGACATGCGGATGCGCAGGCTGCGGTTCAGCAGCGCCTCCAGGCGCCGCCGCGCGCGGGGGTGGCCCCCCCCGGGGGTCTgctggggttggggaggggggggtgagggCCCTATGGGCACCTATAGGCGCCTATGGGTCCCCTATGGGGCCCTATAGATCCCCCATGGGTACCCTATGGGCACCTATAGTCACCTATGGGACCCTATGGGGCCCTTATGGATCCCTCTACGTCACCTAGGGGTGCCCTATGGGTCCCCTATGGGGCCCTATAGATCCCCCATGGGTACCCTATGGGCACCTATAGGCACCTATGGGACCCTATGGGGCCCTTATGGATCCCTCTGCGTCACCTAGGGGTGCCCTATGGGCATCTATGGGTCCCCTACAGGTTCCTATGGGGCCCTACAGATCCCCCATGGGTACCCTATGGGCACCTATAGGCGCCTATGGGGCCCTTATGGATCCCTATGCGTTGCCTAGGGGTGCCCTATGGGCATCTATGGGTCCCCTACAGGTTCCTATGGGGCCCTATAGATCCCCCATGGGTACCCTATGGGCACCTATAGGCACCTATGGGGCCCTTATGGATCCCTATGGGGCCCTTATGGATCCCTCTGCGTCACCTAGGGGTGCCCTATGGGTCCCCTATGGGTGCCTATGGGGCCCTATAGATCCCCCATGGGTACCCTATGGGCACCTATAGGCGCCTATGGGGCCCTTATGGATCCCTCTGCGTCACCTAGGGGTGCCCTATGGGCATCTATGGGTGCCTATGGGGCCCTATAGATCCCCCATGGGTACCCTATGGGCACCTATAGGCGCCTATGGGGCTCTTATGGATCCCTCTGCGTCACCTAGGGGTGCCCTATGGGCATCTATGGGTGCCTATGGGGCCCTATAGATCCTCCATGGGTACCCTACGGGCACCTATAGGCGCCTATGGGGCCCTTATGGATCCCTATGGGGCCCTTATGGATCCCTCTGCATCACCTATGGGTCCCCTATGGGGCCCTATAGATCCCCCATGGGTACCCTATGGGCACCTATGGGGCCCTTATGGATCCCTATGGGGCCCTTATGGATCCCTCTGCGTCACCTATGGGTGCCCTATGGGCATCTATGGGTCCGCTATGGGGCCCTATAGATCCCCCATGGGTACCCTATGGGCACCTATAGGCACCTATGGGACCCTATGGGGCCCTTATGGATCCCTCTGCGTCACCTAGGGGTGCCCCATGGGCATCTATGGGTGCCTATGGGGCCCTATAGATCCCCCATGGGTACCCTATGGGCACCTATAGGGCCCTTATGGATCCCTCTGCGTCACCTAGGGGTGCCCTATGGGTCCCCTATGGGTGCCTATGGGGCCCTATAGATCCCCCACGGGTACCCTATGGGCACCTATAGGCGCCTATGGGGCCCTTATGGATTCCTATGCGTCGCCTAGGGGTTCCCTATGGGTCCCTGTGGGTGCTTACGGGTCCCCTACGGGTGCCCTATGGGTGCCCTATAGGTCCCCGTGGGTGCCCTATAGATGCGCTATAGGCGCCTATGGGACCCTCTGGGGCCCTTATGGATCTCCATGGGGCCCTTATGGATCCCCCATGGGTACCCTATGGGCACCTATAGGCGCCTATGGGGCCCTTATGGATCCCTATGGGGCCCTATAGATCCCCCATGGGTACCCTATGGGCACCTGTAGGCACTTatgggtccctatggggccctTATGGATCCCTATGCGTCGCCTAGGGGTGCCCTATGGGTCCCTGTGGGTGCCTATGGGTGCTTACGGGTCCCCTATGGGTGCCCTATAGGTCCCTGTGGGTCCCTATGGGCCCGTATGGATCCCTGTGCGTCACCTATGGGTGCCCTATGGGCATCTACGGGTACCTGGGGGTGCCTAAGGGTGCCCTGTGGGTCCCTATAGATCCCCTATGGGTGTCTTATGGGCACCTATAGGTCCCTGGGGGTGCCTATGGGTGCCCTATGGGCACCTATGGGTTCCCTATGGGTGCCTAAGGGTGCCTATGGGGGCTCAATAGGTCCCTGTGGGTTCCTATGGGTACCCGGTGGGTTCCCATGGGTGCCCTATAGATGCCCTATAGGTCCCTGTGGGTGCCTATGGGTCCCCTATGGGTGCTCTATGGGTCTCTATGAGCACCCTACAGGCACCTATGGGTCCCTATAGGTGCCTATGCGTCCCCTATGGATCCCATATTGGTCCCCTATAGGTGCCTATGGGTCTCTATGGGTCCCTAAGGGTGTCAGGAtggcctgcagccccccccaggATCACCCATAGACCCCCTATAGATCCCACAGACCCCCCCCAGAATCCCAGGACCACCTATAGCCCCCCCCCATGGATCCCacagccccccacagccccccttATTGATCCCAGGACTGCCTATAGCGCCCCCATACCCCCCAGGACCACCTATAGCCCCCATACCACCCCTCACCCCAGCCCCCACAGCTCCTAGGGGCCCTATAGCcctcctgtgcccccccccccgcactgCCCCGatccccccgcagcccccctatagcccccccggTCCCTTATGGTCCCCTGAGCCCCTTAAGGTCCTCAGTCCCCTATAGCTCCCTGTGCCCTATAACTCCTGGCCCCTTATAGCCCCCTCCTCCCCTATGGCCCCTCATCCCCTATAGCTCCTCAGTTCCCTATACCTCCCCGCTCCCCTACAGCCCCCCAGTCCCATATAGACCCCATgtcccctatagccccccaaGCCCTGATAGATCCCCCTTCCCCTATAGATCCCCtggccccctatagcccccctgGCCCTCTATAGACCCCATGTCCCCTATAGTCCCCCAGTCCCTTATTCTAGCCCCAGTCCCCTATAGCCCCCTTGGTCCCTATACCGCCCCAGTCCCCTATAGATCCCTATagcccccatgtcccctgtaGACCCCCTCCAGTCCCCTATacccccccccataccccctATAGACCCCCTATAgtcccctataacccccccggTCCCCTATAGATCCCTACAGCCCTCATgtcccctatagcccccccccagaccccccgcCAGTCCCTATACCGACCCGGTCCCCTACAGCCCCCCGGTCCCCTATAGGTCCCTATAGACCCCCGAtatcccctatagccccccagTCCTCTAtagaccccccccaccccctataGACCTCCCCGGTCCCCTATAGGTCCCTATagcccccccatgtcccctataGACCACCTATAGACCCCTATAGCCCCCCGGTCTCCTACAGAGCACAAgtcccctatagcccccccatgtcccctataGATCCCCGgtcccctatagcccccccccccggacccctaTAGGTCCCTATAgccccccccatatcccctatagccccccagTCCTCTAtagcccccccccacaccccctataGACCCCCTATAAACCCTCCCAGTCCCTTATAGGTCCCTATagcccccccatgtcccctatagcccccctccagacccctatagccccccccccggtccctaCAGCCCCCCCGGTCCCTTATagcccccccatgtcccctatagcccccctatAGACCCCCTttcccctatagcccccccatGCCCCCTATAGACCCCTATAGCCCCCATgtcccctatagcccccccataccccctatagacccctatagcccccccataccccctatggaccccctatagcccccccggTCTCCTATAGACCCCCAgtcccctatagcccccccataccccccatAGACCCCTATAAACCCCTCGGTCCCCTatatcccccatgtcccctataGAGCCCTAGTCCCCTACagaccccccagaccccctaTAGACCCCCTATACACCCCCCCGGTCCCCTATAGACCCCCATTCCCCTAtacccccccataccccccctcccccccccctctcaccgccgggccccgccccctccctccgcAGCCGTTCTCCCCCGCCGCTTCCGCCATGGCGCCGACGCTTCCCGGCAGCCCCCgcgcggcggggaggggaggggagggggggcggggactacaactcccagcacaCCCCGCGCGGGGCGGCTTCCGGctctcccgcccccccccccgcagccgtCGCCATGGCAGCGAGGCGCgctgggggcggggcttggcTCAACGGCAGCGGGGAGGCGTTGCCGTGGAGACGGCGCTTTACGGCAGCGTTGCCGTGGAGACGGCGCTTTTGCGGCGGCGTTGCCTCGGCGACGGCGCTTTGCGGCGGCGTTGCCATGGCGGCGCAGCAGCGGCCCCGGTACTTCACGCCGCGGGAGGTGGCGGCCGCGGCCCGCAGGGGGCGGCCCTGGCTCAGCGCCCTCGGCCGCGTCTTCGACCTGGAGCCGGTGCTGAGGGAGCGCCGAggtgggggggcaccgggacgcC encodes:
- the NAA38 gene encoding N-alpha-acetyltransferase 38, NatC auxiliary subunit isoform X1, whose protein sequence is MAEAAGENGCGGRGRGPAQTPGGGHPRARRRLEALLNRSLRIRMSDGRTLVGAFLCTDRDANVILGSAQEFLKASDSFPGSEPRVLGLAMVPGHHIVSIEVEREGAAAALYP
- the NAA38 gene encoding N-alpha-acetyltransferase 38, NatC auxiliary subunit isoform X2, producing MAEAAGENGCGGRGRGPATPGGGHPRARRRLEALLNRSLRIRMSDGRTLVGAFLCTDRDANVILGSAQEFLKASDSFPGSEPRVLGLAMVPGHHIVSIEVEREGAAAALYP